A part of Caretta caretta isolate rCarCar2 chromosome 1, rCarCar1.hap1, whole genome shotgun sequence genomic DNA contains:
- the LOC125637696 gene encoding glutamine amidotransferase-like class 1 domain-containing protein 3, mitochondrial isoform X2, producing MHVVDHFRGSPTEEKRNVLVESARLARGNIEDLAELKVGEFDAVIFPGGFGVAKNLCSWAVDGKNCTVNELVKSTLQAFHSAKKPIGLCCISPVLAAKVFPGCEVTVGHDKNVDERFPDAETASAIVELGCKHICKDVTESHVDATNKIVTTCAFMCKAPLHEIFDGIGTMVAEVLKLS from the exons ATGCATGTAGTAGATCATTTCAGAGGAAGTCcaacagaagagaagagaaatgtGTTGGTTGAAAGTGCCAGGCTAGCAAGAGGCAACATTGAAGATCTGGCTGAACTGAAAGTTGGTGAATTTGATGCAGTCATTTTTCCAG gtggATTTGGTGTAGCAAAGAATCTGTGTTCCTGGGCAGTGGATGGAAAGAACTGTACTGTCAATGAGCTTGTGAAGTCCACTCTTCAGGCTTTCCATAGTGCTAAGAAACCCATCGGTTTGTGCTGTATATCCCCAGTGCTGGCAGCTAAAGTCTTCCCAGGTTGTGAAGTCACAGTTGGCCATGATAAAAATGTAGATGAAAG GTTTCCTGATGCTGAAACTGCATCTGCTATAGTAGAACTTGGATGCAAGCACATTTGTAAAGATGTAACTGAATCCCACGTGGATGCCACCAACAAAATAGTCACTACTTGTGCTTTCATGTGCAAAGCTCCTTTGCATGAAATCTTTGATGGAATAGGAACAATGGTGGCAGAAGTCCTGAAACTCAGCTGA
- the LOC125637696 gene encoding glutamine amidotransferase-like class 1 domain-containing protein 3, mitochondrial isoform X1: MGKRVALVLAGCGVFDGSEVHEASAALVHLSRGGAQVRIFAPNIEQMHVVDHFRGSPTEEKRNVLVESARLARGNIEDLAELKVGEFDAVIFPGGFGVAKNLCSWAVDGKNCTVNELVKSTLQAFHSAKKPIGLCCISPVLAAKVFPGCEVTVGHDKNVDERFPDAETASAIVELGCKHICKDVTESHVDATNKIVTTCAFMCKAPLHEIFDGIGTMVAEVLKLS; this comes from the exons ATGGGGAAGCGGGTGGCCCTGGTGCTGGCCGGCTGCGGGGTGTTCGATGGCAGCGAGGTGCACGAGGCCTCGGCCGCCCTGGTTCACCTCAGCAGGGGCGGAGCGCAG GTAAGGATATTTGCACCCAACATAGAGCAGATGCATGTAGTAGATCATTTCAGAGGAAGTCcaacagaagagaagagaaatgtGTTGGTTGAAAGTGCCAGGCTAGCAAGAGGCAACATTGAAGATCTGGCTGAACTGAAAGTTGGTGAATTTGATGCAGTCATTTTTCCAG gtggATTTGGTGTAGCAAAGAATCTGTGTTCCTGGGCAGTGGATGGAAAGAACTGTACTGTCAATGAGCTTGTGAAGTCCACTCTTCAGGCTTTCCATAGTGCTAAGAAACCCATCGGTTTGTGCTGTATATCCCCAGTGCTGGCAGCTAAAGTCTTCCCAGGTTGTGAAGTCACAGTTGGCCATGATAAAAATGTAGATGAAAG GTTTCCTGATGCTGAAACTGCATCTGCTATAGTAGAACTTGGATGCAAGCACATTTGTAAAGATGTAACTGAATCCCACGTGGATGCCACCAACAAAATAGTCACTACTTGTGCTTTCATGTGCAAAGCTCCTTTGCATGAAATCTTTGATGGAATAGGAACAATGGTGGCAGAAGTCCTGAAACTCAGCTGA